In a single window of the Thermotoga sp. KOL6 genome:
- a CDS encoding SDR family oxidoreductase: MNVLVTGGAGFIGSHLVDKLIEKGFGVIVVDNLSSGRVENLNKNALFYEQSVEDAEMMERIFFLHKPEYVFHLAAQASVAVSVKEPVKDAETNVIGSLTLLEKSVKYGVKKFIFSSTGGAIYGENVRTFPTPETEVPCPISPYGIAKYSVEMYLDFFAREYGLKYTSLRYANVYGPRQDPHGEAGVVAIFSERMLKGEEVYIFGDGEYVRDYVYVDDVVRANLLAMEKGDNDVFNIGTGRGTTVNQLFRMLKEITGYNKEPVYKPPRKGDVRKSILDWSKAKEKLGWEPTVALEEGLKLTVEYFRKTLD; encoded by the coding sequence TTGATAGAAAAAGGATTTGGGGTCATCGTAGTAGACAATCTTTCCTCTGGAAGGGTAGAAAACTTGAACAAAAACGCACTTTTTTACGAGCAGAGCGTGGAAGATGCTGAAATGATGGAACGAATTTTCTTCTTGCACAAGCCCGAATACGTGTTCCATCTCGCCGCACAGGCAAGCGTCGCAGTTTCAGTGAAAGAACCAGTGAAAGATGCAGAAACAAACGTAATTGGTTCACTGACACTTCTCGAAAAATCTGTCAAATACGGTGTAAAAAAATTTATCTTCTCTTCCACTGGAGGAGCAATCTATGGCGAAAATGTGAGGACCTTTCCCACTCCAGAAACCGAAGTTCCCTGTCCTATATCTCCGTATGGTATAGCTAAGTATTCTGTAGAAATGTACCTTGACTTCTTTGCCAGAGAGTATGGATTGAAATATACTTCTTTGAGATACGCCAACGTTTATGGTCCCAGACAAGATCCTCATGGAGAAGCGGGAGTTGTAGCCATATTCTCTGAGAGGATGCTGAAAGGCGAAGAAGTGTACATATTTGGTGACGGTGAATATGTAAGGGATTATGTCTACGTAGATGATGTGGTGAGAGCGAATCTCCTCGCCATGGAAAAGGGAGACAACGATGTCTTCAACATAGGAACGGGAAGAGGAACCACCGTTAACCAGCTCTTCAGAATGCTCAAGGAAATAACAGGTTACAATAAAGAACCTGTTTACAAACCGCCGAGAAAGGGTGATGTTAGAAAGAGTATTCTGGACTGGTCAAAAGCGAAGGAAAAACTCGGCTGGGAACCTACAGTTGCTTTAGAGGAGGGATTGAAACTCACCGTTGAGTATTTCAGAAAAACCCTTGACTGA
- a CDS encoding AAA family ATPase, translated as MSISEKPLTELFRPQDFDDFIGQDHLFGENGILRRTLKTGKMFSSILYGPPGSGKTSVFSLLRRHFDGEVIYLSSTVHGVSEIKNVIKRGEQLKKYGKKLLLFLDEIHRLNKNQQMVLVTHVERGDIILVATTTENPSFSIVPALLSRCRILYFKRLSEEDLLKILERVSNDLKMNMEENVKKVIVKNSEGDARKLLNTLEIVHQVFGTKKVTFEDLRDLLGNNVSYTKENHYDFASAFIKSLRGSDPNASVYYLVKMVNMGEDLRFIARRMIIFASEDIGMADPNALNIAVSTAIAVEHVGLPECLLNLVECAIYLSLAPKSNAVYLAMKKAQELPLEDVPLFLRNPVTEEMRRRGYGRGYMYPHDFGGFVKVDYLPEKLRNEILFSPKGAGFEKELLERLKHLWPEKYGGGILTELRKELDYKGKKIRIVKGDITKEEVDAIVNAANEYLKHGGGVAGAIVRVGGTIIQEESDKIVEEKGRVPTGEAVVTSAGNLKAKYVIHAVGPIWKGGNYGEDDLLYKAVYNALLRAHELKLKSLSMPAISTGIFGFPKERAAKIFARVIKDFIDQHPNTSLEEIRICNIDEETTEVFENNFKI; from the coding sequence TTGAGTATTTCAGAAAAACCCTTGACTGAGCTGTTCAGACCACAAGACTTTGATGATTTCATTGGGCAGGATCACTTGTTCGGTGAAAATGGAATCTTGAGAAGAACACTGAAAACCGGTAAAATGTTTTCTTCGATACTTTATGGACCACCGGGGTCTGGGAAGACCTCGGTTTTTTCACTTCTGCGGAGACACTTTGACGGCGAGGTTATTTATCTGAGTTCCACGGTTCATGGGGTCTCTGAGATAAAAAATGTTATCAAAAGAGGGGAACAATTGAAAAAATACGGAAAAAAATTGCTATTGTTTCTCGATGAAATACATAGACTCAACAAGAATCAACAAATGGTTCTAGTTACACACGTGGAACGAGGAGACATCATCTTAGTAGCAACTACTACGGAAAATCCCAGTTTTTCGATTGTACCCGCACTGCTTTCGAGATGTAGAATACTCTATTTCAAACGGCTTTCTGAAGAGGATCTTCTTAAAATATTGGAAAGAGTTTCAAATGACTTGAAAATGAACATGGAAGAGAATGTGAAGAAAGTGATCGTAAAAAACTCTGAAGGGGATGCAAGAAAGCTCTTGAATACCCTCGAAATTGTTCATCAAGTATTTGGAACAAAAAAAGTGACATTTGAGGATTTGAGAGATCTTCTAGGGAATAACGTAAGTTACACTAAAGAAAATCATTACGATTTTGCATCCGCTTTCATAAAAAGTTTAAGAGGAAGCGATCCAAATGCATCCGTTTATTATCTGGTGAAAATGGTGAACATGGGAGAAGATCTCAGATTCATAGCCAGAAGAATGATTATATTCGCGAGTGAAGATATAGGGATGGCGGATCCCAATGCCCTCAATATAGCTGTTTCAACGGCAATAGCGGTTGAACACGTGGGATTGCCTGAGTGTCTGTTGAATCTTGTGGAATGCGCCATATACCTCTCACTTGCACCAAAAAGCAACGCCGTGTATCTTGCTATGAAAAAAGCACAAGAGCTTCCCCTTGAGGATGTTCCTCTTTTTTTGAGGAACCCTGTTACAGAGGAGATGAGAAGAAGAGGTTATGGAAGAGGGTACATGTATCCACACGACTTCGGAGGATTCGTTAAGGTAGATTACCTTCCCGAAAAATTGAGAAACGAAATTCTGTTTTCGCCAAAAGGAGCTGGCTTTGAGAAAGAACTCCTTGAAAGACTCAAACATCTCTGGCCGGAGAAATACGGGGGTGGTATTTTGACGGAATTGAGAAAAGAGCTGGATTACAAAGGAAAAAAGATCAGGATAGTAAAAGGTGATATAACAAAAGAGGAAGTCGATGCGATTGTGAACGCTGCAAACGAATACCTGAAACATGGTGGAGGAGTAGCTGGTGCAATAGTGAGAGTGGGAGGTACCATCATTCAGGAAGAAAGCGACAAGATTGTGGAAGAAAAAGGAAGAGTACCAACAGGAGAAGCGGTTGTAACCAGCGCTGGAAATCTGAAAGCGAAATATGTGATTCATGCAGTTGGACCGATATGGAAGGGTGGAAATTACGGAGAAGACGATCTTCTGTATAAAGCTGTCTACAACGCTCTTCTGAGAGCACACGAATTGAAGCTAAAATCACTCTCGATGCCTGCTATCAGCACAGGAATATTCGGATTCCCGAAAGAAAGAGCTGCTAAGATCTTTGCAAGAGTGATAAAAGATTTCATAGATCAACATCCAAACACATCACTCGAAGAGATTCGAATATGTAACATCGACGAAGAAACTACGGAAGTGTTTGAAAACAATTTTAAAATTTGA
- the groL gene encoding chaperonin GroEL (60 kDa chaperone family; promotes refolding of misfolded polypeptides especially under stressful conditions; forms two stacked rings of heptamers to form a barrel-shaped 14mer; ends can be capped by GroES; misfolded proteins enter the barrel where they are refolded when GroES binds), producing MPKLLKFNEEARRALERGVDKVANAVKITLGPKGRNVVIEKSWGSPTITNDGVSIAKEIELEDKFENLGAQLVKEVASKTNDVAGDGTTTATVLAQAMIKEGLKNVAAGANPILLKRGIDKAVEKAVEEIKKLSKKLSGREDIAHVAAISANSPEIGELIAEAMDKVGEDGVITVEDSKTLDTYVEFTEGMQFDRGYISPYFVTDAEKMEVVLKEPFILITDRKLSAVKPLIPILEKVAQTGKPLLVIAEDVEGEALTTLVLNKLKGTLQSCAVKAPGFGERRKAMLQDIAILTGGQVASEELGINLEDLTLEDLGRADLVRVKKDETIIVGGKGDPEAIKKRIAQIKAQIEETTSEYEKETLQERMAKLAGGVAVIKVGAATETELKEKKHRIEDALSATRAAVEEGIVPGGGVTLLRARKAVEKVIEELDGDEKIGAQIVYRALSAPIKQIAENAGYDGAVIIEKILSNDEPAYGFDALKGEFCNMFERGIIDPAKVTRSALQNAASIAGMLLTTEVLVVEKPEEKKETPSLPEEY from the coding sequence ATGCCGAAACTTCTGAAATTCAACGAGGAAGCAAGAAGAGCTCTTGAGAGAGGAGTAGACAAGGTTGCTAATGCTGTCAAGATAACACTCGGTCCAAAGGGAAGAAATGTTGTTATTGAAAAATCGTGGGGTTCTCCTACCATCACCAATGATGGTGTCTCCATAGCCAAGGAGATCGAACTCGAGGATAAGTTTGAAAATCTCGGTGCACAGCTTGTAAAAGAAGTTGCTTCCAAAACCAACGATGTTGCTGGAGATGGTACGACAACTGCTACCGTTTTGGCACAAGCTATGATAAAAGAAGGACTTAAGAACGTTGCTGCGGGAGCGAATCCTATTCTTCTCAAGAGAGGAATAGATAAAGCTGTTGAAAAGGCTGTTGAAGAGATTAAAAAACTCTCCAAGAAACTTTCTGGAAGAGAAGATATTGCTCACGTTGCCGCTATTTCCGCTAACAGTCCTGAGATAGGTGAACTCATTGCCGAAGCCATGGATAAGGTGGGAGAAGATGGAGTAATCACTGTAGAAGATTCTAAGACTCTCGACACTTACGTTGAATTCACCGAGGGAATGCAATTTGATAGAGGTTACATTTCACCTTACTTTGTGACCGATGCGGAAAAAATGGAAGTTGTTCTCAAAGAACCTTTCATCCTCATAACCGATAGAAAACTCAGTGCTGTGAAGCCTCTCATACCCATTCTTGAAAAGGTTGCTCAGACGGGGAAACCGTTGCTTGTAATAGCAGAGGATGTTGAAGGAGAGGCCCTGACAACCCTTGTTCTCAACAAGTTGAAGGGTACACTCCAGTCCTGTGCGGTCAAAGCACCAGGATTCGGTGAAAGAAGAAAAGCTATGCTTCAGGATATAGCGATTCTCACGGGAGGACAAGTGGCAAGCGAAGAACTTGGAATCAACCTCGAGGACCTCACCCTTGAGGATCTTGGAAGAGCAGATCTTGTGAGGGTTAAAAAAGACGAAACCATCATAGTTGGTGGAAAAGGAGATCCTGAAGCAATCAAGAAGAGAATCGCTCAAATCAAAGCGCAAATAGAGGAGACGACCTCTGAGTATGAGAAGGAAACTCTCCAGGAAAGAATGGCAAAACTTGCAGGAGGAGTAGCGGTTATAAAAGTGGGAGCCGCCACCGAGACGGAATTGAAGGAAAAGAAACACAGAATAGAAGACGCTCTCAGTGCTACCAGAGCTGCCGTTGAAGAAGGAATCGTCCCTGGTGGAGGAGTAACCCTTTTGAGAGCTAGAAAGGCGGTTGAGAAGGTCATAGAAGAACTCGATGGTGATGAAAAAATTGGTGCTCAAATTGTTTACAGAGCACTCTCTGCACCAATCAAGCAAATAGCTGAAAACGCCGGTTACGATGGAGCCGTGATCATTGAAAAGATACTTTCGAATGACGAGCCAGCCTACGGTTTTGACGCTCTAAAAGGAGAATTTTGCAACATGTTCGAAAGAGGAATTATAGACCCGGCAAAAGTTACGAGAAGTGCCCTTCAGAACGCCGCTTCCATTGCAGGAATGCTTCTGACAACGGAAGTACTTGTCGTGGAAAAACCCGAGGAGAAGAAAGAAACACCGAGTCTTCCTGAAGAATACTGA